caggATGCCTTTTCATGCATCCTTTTTAAAAACTCACATAACTAAGTCGACCTGATTTAATGCTTCAAATTTCCTACCACCTTCAACGCATCACCGAGGCAGCAGAACTACAGGCTATGATTTAGCGAATATGCGGCGTATAACATCGAGACCACGGAGACTGGGACGAAAGGGTCCAGGCGTCGTCGTCGTGGTAGCTACACGTGAGTTGACACTTTCTCTACAACACACGCGTCTTCATGCGAGGCACTAATTGGGGGTGGGTTCCGCCCAAAAGAAAGCAAACTGACGCCCTGGCGCTGTCCCGCCAAACGAGAATGCAAATGGCGACCAGGTAGAAAACAGACCAATTGTCACATCGATACAAGATCCTGTATATCAAAAGCTGGCGCCCTTACCCGTACTCTTCGAGATTAAGTGTGTAGAGGATGAGCTCTGGCTTCCCCAAGGTGTTGTCCGTCTGCTCTTGGGTGGTAAAGCGGACACTCCTGGCCATTTCTGCCGCGTAGCTGCCGGGTCTCTCGCCCTCGATCCACACCTCCAGGTGCATAGGTGTCTTCTGCTGGCTCTTGGACCAATAATGCACCGCCTGGGTCACATCAAAGCTCTTCCAGCCAGTTTCATGAATGGGGATCAACCTGTGAACACGATAGGGAAGCTCAATTCGCGCTGGCTGGATGGGTTTATACACGGCCAACTAATTCAATTGAAACTCTATTCCGCGGCCATGCTTGTATACAAACTGTGGCGTGACGTGGAGTCGCTTCCCCTTCCGATTGGCTGTTTAAGTGTTTACACTGGTGATTCGTCAAAACCACGTCATGTGACCAGTTCGCAAAAGTAAATAGCGGTTTTACATCGCTGTGACTATGTGTCTCATTTATAACGTTACTTAATGTATTTAGTCTCACCGGATAGTCAAGTATAGATGATGAATATGGTTCATCGCGCACTAACCGTGAGTCGACAAGTGATGTCCGGTTGGATCCGTTGGGCAGCTCCTGCACCCAGTAGATGCTGACCCGGGCGTTGTTGACCGGCCTGTGGTGCTTCCTCTCCAGGGTGAGGCGCTTGTGGAAGGACGCCCGCTGGTAAAGCTTCAGCTCGGCCATGGTCACCTCGCTGTTGTCCGGGATCCTTGCCTCCATGTCGAACACCATCCGGTGCCGGGTGGTGTCAGAGTACACGTACTCCCCAGAGATGTCTAAACACATTCGGCAAATTAGTTTGCGTCCGGCGTCGGAATATGATGGCGTCATATATTATGATGGTCTTACCCGCGTTGCCCGGAATGCCCCTGAGAATACCCGCCAGACTGGGCAGGGACCTGCGTCTCCTGCTGCGGTGCAGCTTCAGCATGGACAGGTACTTGTTCCTGATGTGCGCCGGAACCACCAGGTTCTCCAAATCCCTTTTATGGATGTTTGGAATCTCATCCAAGCCGAGTTTCTGCAGCAGCGCGTCCTTCATATCCTGATGCGTGAACGCGCTGGAGAGGCAGAGAAAAAAGGCGCTCAGGAGGAAACCTCGGAGGAAATCCATCATGTGTGATTGTCAGGGATCAGCGCAGTAGCAGCCAGAGGCAGACCGTGTGTCCCCTCTGACACTCTCCAGGCCTCTTATACCGTTGCGTCCCTCCCAGTCGTTCGCACTTAGTTGATGGGGGCAGGGGCGCTTATCGCGACAAAGGTGCGACAATACAGCCATGTCCTAAACAGGATATCTAAGTGGCCATACTTCAAACAGCAACAATTAGACTCAAGTGCCATCCTCATTGTGTGGGCTGTAATttcgctccagctccagcttgaTCCAGCAATTGATGTCAGTTCCACAAAAGTCTTTATAGTCTGGATAAACAATCTCTCTATATAAGCGTGTTCTTTGAACTGTTTtggtctaaaataaaataaaataaaataaaaattgcatATTCACCCTCCATTTTACACTTTTGTATTCACTATAATTCTGTGTGATTTTGAAGATACCTGTAACTCATGACCCAGTGCTCTCAAGTTGTAAATGGAATAGACAtcttcaaactcacacacagaACTTACTAAAACAATAATTTTATTCAATATATCAAATTAATCTTCtccatcaatatttatttcttattgttCTGTATTATTTACTCTATATTTTCCCTTATTTtttctgctttatttatttatttattttttaaatgaccgTTGGGTCTATTCCTGCCACAGATGTGCCCCAGACAGCCATCTCTTGACCCTTTGAACCTGAAGTGCCCTCTCCTCACTAGCACCCTTGTCTACACACCCCACGCTTTGCCATGTACATTCCACTGGACGATGTCAGTCTGGCAACAGTCTGTCACAAAGTGGACTTATTCCTGTCTGGGAAGCAATTATGGAGCCCAAATCAGTCAGAAGGGCCCACTTACAAAACACCATTAGTCTGTCCACTTTGGTCAAAGCAGGTTACAACAGGGGGTATGAGAGGAAATGTAGAGAAGCGAGGGAGGGAGCGGATGAACAGAGGATTAGATGTTTATTCCGGGGCCCTGTCACCCATTCTCTGCCCTCTCTCCAGCAGATTAAAATTATTAGCCAAACAGACAGTTAATCCAGGGGCCGGGGGGCCGGCATGGATGTGGATTGGGGCAGGCTCTTCACAAGTTGGTGATTATCTGATTCCATTGCGAGGATTTGCCTTGCCTTTTTTGTCACACAAACATTATAAGAGAGGAGCTCTCACTGGCTGCCCACAGGCCTGTGATTGTGTATTGGGCCGTGTTTGCTCAGAGATGTCAGACAGACTGAAGGAGCACACAGGAAGAGCAAATGACAGATGACTGCCAGACCTGCTCGCTGCACTGTTGCTCTGCCACCAGACGATAGAACACTGCTGAAAACTCATGATGATAAATACGAACGTGAGCATGAGCCCATGTGAACTTTTGGTGGATTAAAGGAATTTCTATTCTGGTGACTTAACACTGTCATTTATTaagatttgatttatttttatttttcgtaATATAACTTACCTATACTGAATTTACCAACAAGTATTATAGTGATGCTACAGTTTGTCTACagtttattcttattttacaccacatacatacataatttACATACCAACATGtataatttactttttttaccGTCAAGTGGCCTGTTTTCTTGATCGTTGTAGTTGTATGTTCGCCATGATTTATATAACATAGTGTaacaatatttaaatgttaataTCATCATTAGATCATTTTCAAATggctaaacacacacatataaaacaCTCGACAGTATCAGTACAAGTAGTTGTAAATATATTCATGCAAAGTTTGCTATTTTCTGAGTAAAGTGAAAGAACGCGGCACATCACGTATGATCATCCCGCTGACAAATTAAGCGCTCATTAGCACGTTAATGCAACTAAAATGCCTGAAATTCAGACATACTTCAAAGAAAAATGATGTCGTTGATATGAATATAACTTGTTTTGAAGTACCGGTGGAAAATGTCAATGAATATCAATAGAGTACATGTCAATATACATGTATGTAGATGGACTCAAAGTTTTGATTCAGTAtttcagaaataaacaaatttaTTTAATCAGTTCTAAGTATATTTAATTTAAGGATGGTTGTGGGAAATTATTTAGATATCTTAGTATTAATTTATGTCTGAGTAGTAtagtatgtatatataaaatgttataGTAATTACTATAGATATATTACTATACAACATCTctctctatatctatatctatatctatatatatatatacaaatcaTCCTTTGTGCACCTTATTGTGACTGTGATTTTTATTAATGGTGACAGATTCTTTATATAGCAAATTTTCTATACTTTTTATAATTTCTATACTTTTTATAATTTCTATATTTTATATAGACTTTTGTCACTAAAGCTGtgtaattaattacaaaatacaAATTTTTAGTTCACCACAATTTTGTGTGGTGATCTAAAAATTGGTATTTTgtacaattgaaaaaaaagttttgtgatTCTCTTTTGGAAATAGTCCTAACTTCTGCTATACACATTGTTGTAATGCTTTTTGGACACTGTGAATAAAAAGCTCACTTTGTTTTGGGTGGAATTGTCAACAACAGGGATGAAGCGGTCCTGCAGAGTAACTTAAAGAAATTGCCTGGTGGTAAAATCATCAGAGCAGACATGTAAATTCACAGCAACTCCATTGTCCAGTGCAGTCAAAGGCCCATTCTACAGAAAGTAGCCCAGAATACATGCGTGTCTTCTCTCCACAAACATTACAAGCCCTAATTCTGGAAATTAAGATGCTCCTGTGTGATAATTCTCAGTCTTTCTTCCTTCCCATGTCAGTCAAAGAGCAGCCCTGGAGTTCAAAGCCACATCTGATGGCACGAGGTGCCGTTTCTTTTCAATCAAAGGCCAACAAGCTCTCACAATCCACATGTCAGGTGTTAATTAACATCCAAACATTTGCATGCCAAAGCAGTCCAATTTATAGGCCATTGCCTTCCATTTGTGAAACAGCCGAGCCTGGTGCTGGCTGTTTGAGTTTCAGCCTTGTAGCATCTCGGGGCTTTCTTGGCTCCTAAAGGTACAACATCGAAGTGCCCCCTCCCTTCCAGGAAGAGTCAATATTGAACCGATGCTGGTGGCCCGTCCTCATCATTCACATGGATGCAGTGATGGCACACACATCCTGATCCAATGTGCTTCATCTCAATATCAAATATTTGGAGAAATGGACCTCTAGTTTGCACCTAAATGGCCACAACTGCTTTCTTTTTGGGGTCTGCAGACGACCATGATACAAAAGGGATCACTGCGTTTCCAATAATCATCAACCAGTCTGACTAAGTGCCAGACCTGTGCGGGATCGACGCCATTGTTGCTCAACGGCACATACTCCGGCCGTCTAATTGCATTTCACCCAGCTGATGAACGAGGCTGAGGCAGCAGTGGAGACAAATCGGATCAGACTTGATTAGATACGGCTCACAATTCATATTTTCCTTCATGATGGAGACCACTGGTTTGGGACGCACAATCCGCTCCTGTGGAGGGATTAAAGGGTCACAGAGTTGCGGGGAGAAACTTGTGACGTTTAAGGTAACAGACGTGAGTTGGTTCTCATATCTATATATTCTCTTGCCGGTCTGTGCAGATGCTGTCAGCTTCCCGACCACTGAGGTGTCGGTGGTAGAGATGAGCACAAAGCCGGATGCCATGGTTCTCTGCGGGAAACTAATGGAAGACGAACCCCAAGTGGTCCTCAAGCCCTGAAGCCTGGAGTGGACTTCAATGCAACAGAGCGGAGTTGGAGCAGCGCTTCGCCTCTTGGTATTGTTGTGAGCGAAATGAGACGTACCGCATCTCAAAGCCGTCTATTTTCAAAGTTAAATGGGTTTCTGTGGGGCGCCCTGGTTTCCtccgacacacacacgtttgtcacaccatctttgtgaggacctcctctCACCAACAAGCGGCTAAACTTAACTTATGGTGACCAAGTTATTCCAATTAGGCTTAGCCTTACAGGGTTTGGCACAAGGGGGTGTTCTCCCCAAAATTGGGCCTCACTACtgtagatatgcttaaacagacacacatgcgcacacaggTTAATTGATTTCTCTTAGTTGTCTGTGAATGGTTGTATGCTTTTAATGACCTTTCCAGAGTGTCCGCTGCATCCAGCTGTCTGCAACCATTTAACAGAAACACAAAGTCAtgacaacagcaacaatgaAATTCGCTGATGTGGATTGTTGTATTCTTCAACATCAAAGAGCCTTGTTCATTACACACTTCACACACTCCGGCAGGGGAATGTCTCCCTTGAATGATTTGGCAGCGTAACCTTTTGCTTCTGAAATTGAGCCCCGGAgattcagtttgaatgaataaagGAGTGTAGGCAAACAAAGTGATGTTGAACAATAAAAGGAGATGTTTTGGGCATGTATGGTGGAAGAAGAATCTTAGAGATGGCGATATCTGGGGAAATAAAGGGCgctgaaagaaacaaataagggtttttttccccctacGGCTGTTTGAAAATCTACCATTTAAATT
This window of the Synchiropus splendidus isolate RoL2022-P1 chromosome 12, RoL_Sspl_1.0, whole genome shotgun sequence genome carries:
- the lft1 gene encoding lefty1, with protein sequence MMDFLRGFLLSAFFLCLSSAFTHQDMKDALLQKLGLDEIPNIHKRDLENLVVPAHIRNKYLSMLKLHRSRRRRSLPSLAGILRGIPGNADISGEYVYSDTTRHRMVFDMEARIPDNSEVTMAELKLYQRASFHKRLTLERKHHRPVNNARVSIYWVQELPNGSNRTSLVDSRLIPIHETGWKSFDVTQAVHYWSKSQQKTPMHLEVWIEGERPGSYAAEMARSVRFTTQEQTDNTLGKPELILYTLNLEEYGSRGDCELNKNKDTCCREQYFINFRALTWTQYWIIEPAGYQAFRCTGGCKQPKRNYGYGERRCSVSESAPLPIMYLVKKGDYTEIEVAEFPNMIVERCSCTMDNVSIV